GCCAGCAGCCCCACGACGGCGAGGCTCGGGCCGGAGAGCGGGACGACGATACGCCATAGAAAGTACCCCGACGAACAGCCATCCGCCCGCGCCGCGTCATGGAGGTCTCGCGGGATCGCCAGGAACGCCTGCCGGAGCAGAAAGATCGACAAGACACTGGCCCCTAGGGGGATGATGAGCGCCAGAAAGGTGTTGTACCAATGCAGCGCGGTGATCACCACGAAGTTCGGGATCAGGGTGATCTCCGGCGGGACCAGGAGGGTGGCGACGAACGCACCAAAGATGAGCCGGCGCCCCGGAAACTCGAGGAACGCGAAGGCGTATGCGGCCAGCGCCGAGGTCAGCGTGACGCAGGCGGCCACGCCCGTCGACTGAATCAGGGAGTTGAGGAAGTACCGCGGGAAGGGCGCCGCAGCCAGCGCACGAACATAGTTCTGCCAGAGCCACTCCTGCGGCACCAGGGTGGGTGGAAAGCGGATCGCTTCGACGTTCGACTTGAGCGACGAGGAGAGCATCCAGAAGAAGGGAAGAGTGGTGGCCACGGCTCCGCAGAGGAGCAGGATGTGCACTGCCGTCCGTGAGATCCGCACGTGGCTATCCTAGATAGTGGACCCGGCGCTCGCCGATCCGCATCTGCAGGCCCGTCAGCGCGAGCAGGATGACGAACACGACGAATGCCGCCGCCGTCGCGTAGCCGACGCGGAACTCGTTGTAGAACGTCGTGAAGATGAAGAGGGTCGCCACCCGGGTCGTCCCCAGGGGGCCGCCCGCCTCCGCACCGCTGACGCCACCCCCCGTCAGCGTGTACACGATGGCAAACGATTGAAACGCCCCGATCGTCGCGATCACCGCCAGGAAGAACGTCGTCGGGGAGATGAGCGGGAGCGTGATCCAGCGCATCTGGCGCCACCCCTCAGCCCCGTCCAGGCGCGCGGCCTCGTGGACCTCGGCGGGGATCGCCGTCAGCCCCGCCAAGTAGACCACGACGTGGAAACCCGTATAGTACCAGATGGTGACGATGGCGACGCAGATCAGCGCCAGCGACGGGCCCGCGGTCGCAGAGAACGCCCCGGCGGGGAGGAGGAGCGCGAGAATGGAGCGCGGCTCGAGCAGCCACCGCTGGGGCGGGAGGTGCAGAAGGCGCAGCAGGGAGTTGAACAGCCCGAAGTTGGCATTGAAGATCCACGACCAGACGAGGCCCATCGCGACCATCGAGGTGATGTAGGGCAGGAAGTAGACCAGACGGTAGGCGGCGCGGCCGTGGATCTTCCGAGCAAGGAGAGAAGCGATCAAAAAGCCCAGGACGATCTCGACCGGCACGACCCCGACGACGTAATAGACGGTCACGAGGAGCGAGCGCCAGAAATCGGTGTCGCGCAGGACGCCCCAGTAGTTGGACGGTCCGACAAACGCCTCCTTGGTCAAGCCCCATCGGAACAGGGACACGTACGCGCCGTAGAAGAGCGGGTAGACGTGAAACGCCAGCAGCAGCGCCCCTGCAGGGGCGAGGTAGAGGTAGCCGGCCAGGTTCCCCCGACCCCAGCGCGCGCCGGGCCGCACCATCAGCCGCGGAGGATCGCGTTCGCTCTCGTGGCGGCTTCCTTGAGCGCGTCTTTGGGCGCCTGGAGCCCAGTGACCGCCTTCGTGATGGCGTCCTGAAGGAGTGGGTCGATGCGCACCCAGCCCGCGACGTTGTCGGGCATGGGGTGTGCGTAGTCCAGCGACTCCAGCGCAACGCGTTGCCGGGGATCCTTGGCAAACAGATCCCGCATCGGCGCGGTCCCCAGGGCAGACTTCCGCAGCGGGAGGTAGTGGGACTGCACCGACCACAGGGCGGTCTGCTCGGGCTCAGCCCACCATTTGAAGAAGGTCCACGCCCCGGCCTGCGTCTCCGGCCGCGCTTTGGCGAAGATGACCCCGTTGCTCCCGAACAGGATCGTGGCCTTGTTCTTCCCGGTGGGCAGGGGGGCGACCCCGAGGTCCCAGGCGTTCTTGAGGTCCTGTTGGATGTACTGCTGCGAGACGATCGTGGACACCGCAAAGCAGATTTTCTGAGCCACCAGATCGTTCTGCCAGTCGAACTGCTTGGTGAGGTACATGATCTTCTTGTCGTACAGGTCCTGCAGGAACGTCAGCGCCCGGACGCCTGCGTCCGAGTGAAAGAGGGCCTGCGTGTAGTCCAGGCTCAAGAGCCGCCCGCCGTTTTGGTACAGGAGGGCGGCGAACCAGTCGGTCGCCGGCGTCCACCCCATGCCTGCCACGACTTTGCCGGCTTTGGTGGCCTTCCCGGACGCCGCGACGACGTCGTCCCAGGTCTTGGGCACGTCGAGCCCCAGCGACTTGAGCATCGTGCCGTTGTAATAGAAGACCATGACGGACTTGTTGAACGGCCAGGAGACGAGCGTTGCTTTGTGCTCGACCCGATAGGTGTTGTCTTCGAGGAATCCCGGAAAAATGTCGGCCAGACTTGACCTGGACAGGCCATCGGTGCCGTCGATGTACCTCTGAACGGGGACGATGATGCCCGCCTTCAGGTACTCGGCCACCGCTCCGTACGCCCCGACCTGCGCCGCGTCCGGCTGCGCGCCCGCCGCGACAGAACTCATGACCTTCTGATTGAGGGCCGAGTAGTTCCCGACGAATTCCGGCTGGATCTGGTACTTCGGATGCGAAGCATTGAACTGCCTGGCCAGATTGGAAAGGATGGTCCCGAGCGGGCCCGAGTTCGCATGCCAGAACGTCACCGGCACCGCACCCTCAGCCGCCACCGCGGCCCCTCGGCTTCCCCGTGGCGCGAGCCACCCGCCGAGCGCCATCCCTCCGGCGGCCCCGAGGCCTTGGCGCAGGAACTGCCGGCGTCCCATCCGCGCGCGCTTGCGAACGTTCATCGCGTCCCCCTGTCACGGCGAAGTGGAGGGCCCGTGGACCCCCTCTGTCGCGAGCAGATTTTATTGTGTGGTCGAGATATCCTGCCAGGTCAGCTGAGCGATTCCGCGATGACTTCGTTGCGCAGTACTCCGACGCGGGGCACCTCGACCTCGACTACGTCTCCGGGGCGGAGGTATCTGGGCGGGTCGAACCGCGCGCCGGCGCCCGTCGGCGTGCCCGTGGCGATGACATCGCCCGCGTGCAGCTCGCAAAAAGTCGAAATATAATTGATGAGCCTGGGGAACGAAAACATCAGACGATCCGTCGTGTCGTGCTGGCGACGCTCCCCGTTCACCCGCGTGGTGACGCTGAGGACAGACTCGCCGACCTCGTCGGAGGTGACCAACCACGGGCCGAATGCCCCCGACCGTTCGAAGTTCTTCCCCGGCGTGACGTTGAACTTGCCGTGACGCAGCCAGTCGCGAATCGTTCCTTCGTTTACGCACGAGTAGCCGGCGACGAACTCCATCGCCCGCGCTTCGGGAATCCGCCGGCCGGCACGGCCGATGATCAGGGCGATCTCGCCCTCGTAGTCGAGCTGCTCGGATTCGGGAGGGCGCACGAGCGGCTCGCCGTGCGCGACCAGCGAGCCGGGGGTGCGGAAAAACAGGCTCGGGTACCGAGGGAGGTCTGATCCGTCTTTGTACTCTTCGTTGCGGTCGCGATAGTTGACCCCGACGCAGATGAAGGTGCCGGGGGTGGGGATCGGTTTGAGGAGGCGGAGCTGGTCGGCGCCGTAGTCGGCCGAGGCGCGGGATGCGATCTCCACGGCACGGTCCAGCGCCTCCGCGGCGAGCAGCGCGCGCAGATCAGGCAGTGAGGATCCGAGCCGGCGGCCGAGATCGATCACGCCGTTCCCCGCGAGGAGCCCATAGGACTCCCGGTTGTCGACGCGGAAACTGAGGAGCTTCATCGGAAAGGCATCACCAGCGGCGAGATCGAACCCTCTCTTGACGCCTATGTTGACGAGTCTCCGTGCGCCAGTCAACTCCACCCCGGAGCGGGCTGGTGACGGCATCAGGAGGGAGCCGTGCCGCACCTGATCGTCGAATGCTCTGAGAACGTCGCTCGGGCGGTCGCGCTCGATGACCTCGTTCGCGCGCTGCACGAGACCGCGATCGCCACCGGTGTCTTCCCGCTCGGCGGCATCCGGACCCGCGTTCACGTCTCCCGTCATTACCGGATCGCCGACGGCGACCCCCGGCACGCCTTCGTCCACGTTCAGATGCGGATCGCGCGCGGCCGCGATTTGGCGACGCGCAAACGTGCCGGCGAGCAGGTCTTTGCGGCCCTGCGCGATGGGCTCGCGGCGCTCCAGGAGACCCACACCATCGCGCTCTCGCTGGAAATCGAGGAGATCAATCCCGACACATCCCTGCGGTTCAACACCATCCACGAACATCTGCAGCGGCAGACGACGCGAGGAGAGTGACGGCGGGCGCCGCGCCCGATCTTGACCCAGCCCGTCCCGTAGCGTATCGTTGAGGATGTTCTATCCAGAGAACTAGAGTTCGGTTGGGAGAACAGTCAAAAAATGCCCGTGCCCCCCACGCTCCACCGAGGCGCCGCTGCGGTCCCCGCCGTCGAACGGGCGGCGAGAATGCTCCTGGCGTTGGGCGACGGCCAAGCCGAGGCCACGCTGACCGAGCTGGCCCGACACCTCCGGATCCACAAGAGCACCGCGCACAACATCTTGGCGACGCTCGCCCGGCACCGCTTCGTCAGCCGCGATCCCCGCACCAAGCGGTACCGGCTCGGCCCTGGGCTCGTTGCCATCGCGGGGTCGGCGGCGGACCGGCCGGATCTCGCCGCGCTCGCGCGCCCCTACCTGGACCGGCTGCGACGCCTCTCCGGTGAGACCGTGACGCTGCACGTGCGCGACGGGGCCGGAAGTGTCATCCTCGCCAGCGGGGAGTCGTCACATCAACTCAAGGTCACGGCGCCGCCGGGCTACCGCCTGCCCCTCTTCGCCGGAGCCGTCGCCAAGGTGCTGCTGGCGTTTGCGGTCGAAGACCCGCGTCTACCCGCCCGGTTGCCCGTGTACACGCCGCGCACGATCGGCGTCCCGGCCCAGTATCTCGAGGAGCTGGCACGCGTCCGGCGCGCCGGGTTGGCGTACGATGAGATGGAATATTTGCCCGGCGTCCGCGCCGTGTCCGCGCCGGTGTTCTGTGGCAGGGAGGCCACGGGAGCAGCGGCGGCCGCGCTCTCGATCGTCGGCGTCGCGGTGCGCGTCTCTCCGGCGGACCTGCGCCGGCTGGCGGGCCCGCTCCAGAGTGCCGCCCGCGCGCTCTCCGCGATGCTGCGGCCACCGCTCGATTTCAGGCCGGGGTCCCGGGGCCGGGATACCGGCCGCAGCAACCATCTCGTCTCAGTGATGAGAAGGAGGCGGCCCGCATGAAGGCGACCCTGGCCCTTCGCGTCAACGGTGAGGACCGCGATGTGGTCGTGCCGGTCCACAAGACGCTGCTCGAGGTGCTCCGCGAGGACCTCGGGCTCACGGGGACCAAGCACGGGTGCGAGTTGGGCGAGTGCGGGACCTGCACGGTGCTGGTGGACGGGACGCCGGTGCTCAGCTGTCTCACCCTCCCCGTGGAACTCCAGGGACGGGCGATCACGACCGTGGAGGGGCTCGCGCAGTGCGGGCGGCTCCACCCGCTGCAGGAGGCATTCACCGAGTTGGGGGCGGCCCAGTGCGGTTACTGCACCCCCGGGATTCTGGTCGCGGCCAAAGCGCTGCTCGACAGAGATCCCGCGCCGACGCGAACGGACGTGGCCGAGTGGCTCGCCGGGAACCTCTGCCGGTGCACCGGCTACCTCAAGATCCTCGAGGCCGTGGACCTCGCGGCTGCGCGAATGCGTGGAGACGCGGCAGCGGCGGGCGCGCGCGCCGCCGGCCGGGCCGGCGGGCCGGCAGAGGCGCGTCGATGAGTAGTGCCGGGGACCTCAGGATCATCGGCCGGCCCTGGTCCAAGGTCGACGGCCCGGCCAAGACGACCGGTGAGACGCGGTACGCGGATGACCTGTTTCTCCCGAGGATGCTCCACGGGAAGCTGCTTCGCGGTCACCTCCCACACGCGCGGATCACGCGCGTGGATGCTTCACACGCCCGCACGCTCCCCGGCGTGCACGCCGTCATCACGGGGGGAGACCTCCCGGTGAAGTTTGGGATCATGCCGAGCAGCCAAGACGAGGAAGCCCTGTGCGTCGATAAGGTGCGGTACGTGGGGGACCCGATCGCCGCCGTTGCGGCGGTCGACGAGGAGACCGCCGAGCGCGCCTGCGAGGCGATCGAGGTCGAGTACGAGCCTCTCCGCGCGGTCATGTCCATCGAGGATGCGCTCACCGAGGCCGACGTGCGGGTCCAGGACTACGGCGACGGCCCGGTCCCGAACGTGCACAAGAACATCTCGCTGGAGTTTGGGGACCTGACCCGCGGCTTCGCGGAAGCGGACCACATCCGCGAGGACACGTTCTTCTTCCAGGGCAACACCCATCTGCCGATGGAACAGCACAGCGCGGTGGCCCAGTACGAGGCCAACGGGCGGCTCACGCTCTGGACCTCGTCGCAGACTCCCCACTACGTGCATCGGGCGCTGGCCAAGGTCCTCGGGTTGCCGATGAGCCGGATCCGAGTGATCGCGACCCCGGTGGGGGGAGGCTTTGGCGGGAAGAGCGATCCGTTCAGCCACGAGATCTGCGCGGCCAAACTCGCGATGGTCGCCGGCCGGCCCGTCAAAATCACGCTCACCCGCGAGGAGGTGTTCTACGCCCACCGCGGGCGCCATCCCGTGCTGATGTGGATCCGCACCGGGGTCAAGCGGGATGGGCGGATCACCGCGTGCCACTTCAAGACATTCCTCGATGGCGGGGGGTACGGCTCCTACGGCATCGCGAGCACGTATTACACCGGGGCCCTCCAGACCGTGACGTACGCGATCCCGGCGTACAAGTTCGAGGGGACGCGGGTGTGGACCAACAAGCCGCCCTGCGGCCCGAAGCGCGGACATGGGACTCCCCAACCCCGGTTCGGGATCGAGATTCAGATGGACAAGCTTGCGGAGGACCTCGGGCTTGACCCGGTGACGATCCGGCTCGTCAACGCCACCCAGCCGTACACGAAAACCGTGAACCACCTCCGGATCACGAGCAACGGTCTTCGGGAGTGCATCGAGCGCGTCGTGGCCGCGAGCGGCTTCCACGAGAAGCACCGGCGCCTGCCGCCCGGCCGCGGCGTCGGGCTCGCGGTCAGCACGTACCTAAGCGGCGCGGGGCTCCCGATCTACTGGAACGACATGCCCCACAGCGAAGTGCAGATCCGGGTCGACCGCGGGGGCGGCGTGATGGTGTACAGCGGCGCGATCGACATCGGCCAGGGGAGCGACTCGGTGTTAACCGGCGTGGTCGCCGAGGTCTTGGGACTCGATCCACACGAGATCAGCCTGGTCACCGCGGATACGGATCTCACCCCGATCGATCTCGGCTCGTACAGCAGCCGGGTGACGTTCATGGCGGGGAATGCCGCCCTGCAGGCGTCCCAGAAGATGCGCGATCTCCTCGTCGCGGCGGTCTCTGAGCACCTCGAGGTCGAGCCCGACGACCTCCGGGTCGGCGATCACCGCATCCAGGACGGGGGCGATCCCGCGCGGGGCGTGGCGTTCCCTGAGGCGGCGGCGCTGGCCGAGGCGATGTTCGGCACCTTGACCACCGTCGGGTCCTACCGGCCGCCGAAGCTTGGCGGGCCGTTCAAGGGATCCGGTGTCGGTCCGTCGCCGGCGTACTCGTTCTCCGCCGCGGCGGTCGAGGTGCGGGTGGACGAGGGAACCGGGGACGTCGCGGTCGAGCGGGTGTGGATCGCCCACGACATCGGGCGGGCGATCAACGAGACGCTGGTCGTCGGCCAGATCGAGGGGAGCGTCTACATGGCCCTCGGCGAGGCGCTCATGGAGGAGCAGATCTTCCGAAAGGGACTGCATAAGATCCCCTCGATGCTCGAATACAAGAATCCGACATTCCTCGAGATGCCGCCCGTGGAGACGATCCTCATCAACACGGACGATCCCGAGGGGCCGTTCGGCGCGAAGGAGGCGGGACAGGGTCCGCTCCTACCCGTGATCCCGGCAGTGGCCAACGCGGTCTACGATGCGGTCGGCGTGCGGATCGACGAGATCCCCATCTCTCCCGACAAGGTGCTGGCGGCTCTCGAGCGAAGGCGGAAGGGGGGGGAGGGTCGCGTTGGCCCGAAAGGCGTTCCGCCGTTCCGCTTCCGTGACCCGATCAAGGTGGAGCCACCTTCGGGATGGGAGGCGCCGTGGCGCCCGCCTGTCCCAATCGCGGGTGGGGCGGGACGGTTCGCCGGGCCCCTCCGCACCGGCACCGACATCACGGACGCGCGGCTCCCTGTGGATCGCGAGCGGCCGCCTGAGGAGCCCTGATGCTCCGGCTGCCGTCGTTTACCTACCTCGCCCCGGAGACGGTGGCGGATGCCGTCCGGCGGATCGGGGATGCGGGTGCCGGCGGGATGCTCGTCGCCGGGGGAACGGACCTCTACCCCAACATGAAGCGGCGCCAATTCGAACCGAAGGTGCTGGTCGGGCTCCGGGGAATTCCCGACCTGCGAGTGATTGCCGGCGACCGGCAAAGAGGCATGACCATTGGCGCGGGGGTGACGCTCTCCGAACTCGCCGCACACCCAGAGATCAGAGGAGGGTACCGGGCCCTCGCCCTCGCGGCCGGAGCGGTCAGCACACCGCCGCTCCGGAACATGGGCACCCTCGGCGGCAACCTCTGCGTCGACACGCGGTGCAACTACTACAATCAGACCTTTCACTGGCGGAAGTCCATTGGATTTTGTATGAAGAAGGACGGCGATATCTGCCTGGTGGCGCCGGGCAGCCATCGGTGTTGGGCGATCTCCTCAACGGATACCGCTCCTGTGGCGATCGCGCTCGGCGCTCAGGTTCGCCTGGTCGGCCCCGGCGGGGAGCGCCTCGTCCCGGCGATCGCATTGTACCGGGACGACGGGATGGAGTACCTGACGAAGGCTCCAGAGGAGATCCTGACGGAGATGATCCTCCCCCCGGCCGACGGGTGGCGGACGACGTACTGGAAGCTGCGGCGGCGGGGCTCGTTTGACTTTCCGATCCTCGGCGTGGCCGCGGCGCTGCGGTCCGCCCCGGATGGAACGGTGGAAGACGCGCGGATCGTGCTCGGGGCCGTCGCGTCCCATCCCGTCGTCGCCGGCGAGGCCGCCGCGCTGCTCAGAGGGCAGCGGCTCACGCCGGACCTGATCGCCCGCGTCGCCCAGGTGGCGTTCCAGCCGGCGAAGCCCCTCGACAATGCGGACCTCACCATCGGCTACCGGAAGAAGATGGCCCGCGTGTATGTGGAGCGCGCATTGCGAGAACTCGCGGGGCTGCCGTTCGACGGCGCGCCGGCCGGCGGCTAGGATCTACCGCGGCCGCGCCCGGGCGGAGACGATCGCGAAGATAAGGAGACCCCCCGTTTCATTCGGGCGATAGTACATCACCCAGCGCTTGTTGAGAACAAAGTAGCGCAGGTTTGCGAACCGGCCTCGCTGGCGGGCCGGGTACATTGCCGGGACCTCGGTGAGTACCTCGATGCGATCCAGCAACCCCTGCCGGTCTCGGCGGTTCAGCGACGTCAGCGCCGGGATCGCCTGGTTGGTCCACGTCGCATCCTTCAACGGCGCTTGCTCTTTCGAAGTCGCCCGAGTGCCTGGCCGTGCTCGATGATTCGGCCTCCGCGCTCGTCGGCGAGCGCCCGCTCGAGGGCCACGCGCACGGGAGGTTGTTGTTCGAGTTCACACGAAGATCGTCCCGTCTATAGATCTCTGGAGGAGATAGAGCGTGGGCGCGACCCGAACCACACCGGCCGCGGGCGAGATCCTGAGCCCGCACGACCTGTTGCAGATGCTCTACTACATGCGGCTCCAACGGGCGGTGGAGGATCGCGCCGTCAAGCTCTACTATCAGGGACGGATCCCGGGAGCCTACTTTACCGGTTGGGGGCACGAAGCCATCGCCGTCGGCGCGACCTACGCGCTCGGCCCGCAGGATCTCGTCGCGCCGATGCATCGGGACCTCGCCGCGTACATCATGCGCGGCATCTCCGTGCGGCGCGTGTTCGCCCAGTTTCTCGATCGGGAAGGCGGCCTCACGCGCGGCCGGGATGGGAACATCCACATGGGCGACCCCCGGCTCGGGATCTTTCCATTTATTAGCCATATGGCCGCATCGGTGCCCGTCGCGGCAGGGATGGCGCTGGCGTGCCGGCAGCGGGGGGAAGCCAGGGTCGTGCTCACGTTTTTCGGCGACGGCGCGACCAGCACGGGGGCGTGGCACGAGGGCGTCAACTTCGCCGCCGTGTTTCGCCTGCCCGTCGTCCTCGTGCTCGAGAATAATCAGTACGCCTACTCGACGCCGCTGGACCATCAGACCGCCTGCCGGGCGTTCGTGGACAAGGCGGTCGGATACGGGATCGCGGGGGTGGCCGTGGACGGGAACGACGTCCTCGCGGTCTACGAGGCTGCGCGCGGCGCGGTCGCGCACGCCCGGGAGGGCCACGGACCGACCCTCATCGAGTGCCGGACGATGCGCGTGCGGGGACACAGCGAGGCCGACAAGTTCTCGTATGTGCCCAAGGCCCTGCTCGACGAGTGGGCGGCGCGCGATCCGATCGCGCTGTTCGAGCGCCGGCTGCAATCGGAGGGGCACCTCACGCCCGACGCCGATCGCGCGATGCAGGAGGGGATCGCCGCCGAGATCGAGGAAGGGCTGGCCTGGGCGGAGGCCAGTCCCGAGCCGGCTCCGGAGTCGGTGACCGAGGGCGTCTTCGCCGAGGACGAGGGGACATGAGCTGGGGGGCTCCATGCCGGAGCTGACCTATCTGGAGGCGATCCGGGACGGGCTGCTCGAGGCGATGCACCGCGACCCCCGC
This is a stretch of genomic DNA from bacterium. It encodes these proteins:
- a CDS encoding carbohydrate ABC transporter permease, yielding MRISRTAVHILLLCGAVATTLPFFWMLSSSLKSNVEAIRFPPTLVPQEWLWQNYVRALAAAPFPRYFLNSLIQSTGVAACVTLTSALAAYAFAFLEFPGRRLIFGAFVATLLVPPEITLIPNFVVITALHWYNTFLALIIPLGASVLSIFLLRQAFLAIPRDLHDAARADGCSSGYFLWRIVVPLSGPSLAVVGLLAFLRAWNDLLWPLVATSTENMRTVQVGLLAFSQNVSTEYNLLMAATVMTVLPTVAAFLLAQRQIIEGIGTTGLRG
- a CDS encoding sugar ABC transporter permease, giving the protein MVRPGARWGRGNLAGYLYLAPAGALLLAFHVYPLFYGAYVSLFRWGLTKEAFVGPSNYWGVLRDTDFWRSLLVTVYYVVGVVPVEIVLGFLIASLLARKIHGRAAYRLVYFLPYITSMVAMGLVWSWIFNANFGLFNSLLRLLHLPPQRWLLEPRSILALLLPAGAFSATAGPSLALICVAIVTIWYYTGFHVVVYLAGLTAIPAEVHEAARLDGAEGWRQMRWITLPLISPTTFFLAVIATIGAFQSFAIVYTLTGGGVSGAEAGGPLGTTRVATLFIFTTFYNEFRVGYATAAAFVVFVILLALTGLQMRIGERRVHYLG
- a CDS encoding ABC transporter substrate-binding protein: MNVRKRARMGRRQFLRQGLGAAGGMALGGWLAPRGSRGAAVAAEGAVPVTFWHANSGPLGTILSNLARQFNASHPKYQIQPEFVGNYSALNQKVMSSVAAGAQPDAAQVGAYGAVAEYLKAGIIVPVQRYIDGTDGLSRSSLADIFPGFLEDNTYRVEHKATLVSWPFNKSVMVFYYNGTMLKSLGLDVPKTWDDVVAASGKATKAGKVVAGMGWTPATDWFAALLYQNGGRLLSLDYTQALFHSDAGVRALTFLQDLYDKKIMYLTKQFDWQNDLVAQKICFAVSTIVSQQYIQQDLKNAWDLGVAPLPTGKNKATILFGSNGVIFAKARPETQAGAWTFFKWWAEPEQTALWSVQSHYLPLRKSALGTAPMRDLFAKDPRQRVALESLDYAHPMPDNVAGWVRIDPLLQDAITKAVTGLQAPKDALKEAATRANAILRG
- a CDS encoding fumarylacetoacetate hydrolase family protein; translated protein: MKLLSFRVDNRESYGLLAGNGVIDLGRRLGSSLPDLRALLAAEALDRAVEIASRASADYGADQLRLLKPIPTPGTFICVGVNYRDRNEEYKDGSDLPRYPSLFFRTPGSLVAHGEPLVRPPESEQLDYEGEIALIIGRAGRRIPEARAMEFVAGYSCVNEGTIRDWLRHGKFNVTPGKNFERSGAFGPWLVTSDEVGESVLSVTTRVNGERRQHDTTDRLMFSFPRLINYISTFCELHAGDVIATGTPTGAGARFDPPRYLRPGDVVEVEVPRVGVLRNEVIAESLS
- a CDS encoding 5-carboxymethyl-2-hydroxymuconate delta-isomerase (catalyzes the formation of 5-oxo-pent-3-ene-1,2,5-tricarboxylic acid from 5-carboxymethyl-2-hydroxy-muconic acid), whose amino-acid sequence is MPHLIVECSENVARAVALDDLVRALHETAIATGVFPLGGIRTRVHVSRHYRIADGDPRHAFVHVQMRIARGRDLATRKRAGEQVFAALRDGLAALQETHTIALSLEIEEINPDTSLRFNTIHEHLQRQTTRGE
- a CDS encoding IclR family transcriptional regulator, whose product is MPVPPTLHRGAAAVPAVERAARMLLALGDGQAEATLTELARHLRIHKSTAHNILATLARHRFVSRDPRTKRYRLGPGLVAIAGSAADRPDLAALARPYLDRLRRLSGETVTLHVRDGAGSVILASGESSHQLKVTAPPGYRLPLFAGAVAKVLLAFAVEDPRLPARLPVYTPRTIGVPAQYLEELARVRRAGLAYDEMEYLPGVRAVSAPVFCGREATGAAAAALSIVGVAVRVSPADLRRLAGPLQSAARALSAMLRPPLDFRPGSRGRDTGRSNHLVSVMRRRRPA
- a CDS encoding (2Fe-2S)-binding protein; amino-acid sequence: MKATLALRVNGEDRDVVVPVHKTLLEVLREDLGLTGTKHGCELGECGTCTVLVDGTPVLSCLTLPVELQGRAITTVEGLAQCGRLHPLQEAFTELGAAQCGYCTPGILVAAKALLDRDPAPTRTDVAEWLAGNLCRCTGYLKILEAVDLAAARMRGDAAAAGARAAGRAGGPAEARR
- a CDS encoding molybdopterin cofactor-binding domain-containing protein — protein: MSSAGDLRIIGRPWSKVDGPAKTTGETRYADDLFLPRMLHGKLLRGHLPHARITRVDASHARTLPGVHAVITGGDLPVKFGIMPSSQDEEALCVDKVRYVGDPIAAVAAVDEETAERACEAIEVEYEPLRAVMSIEDALTEADVRVQDYGDGPVPNVHKNISLEFGDLTRGFAEADHIREDTFFFQGNTHLPMEQHSAVAQYEANGRLTLWTSSQTPHYVHRALAKVLGLPMSRIRVIATPVGGGFGGKSDPFSHEICAAKLAMVAGRPVKITLTREEVFYAHRGRHPVLMWIRTGVKRDGRITACHFKTFLDGGGYGSYGIASTYYTGALQTVTYAIPAYKFEGTRVWTNKPPCGPKRGHGTPQPRFGIEIQMDKLAEDLGLDPVTIRLVNATQPYTKTVNHLRITSNGLRECIERVVAASGFHEKHRRLPPGRGVGLAVSTYLSGAGLPIYWNDMPHSEVQIRVDRGGGVMVYSGAIDIGQGSDSVLTGVVAEVLGLDPHEISLVTADTDLTPIDLGSYSSRVTFMAGNAALQASQKMRDLLVAAVSEHLEVEPDDLRVGDHRIQDGGDPARGVAFPEAAALAEAMFGTLTTVGSYRPPKLGGPFKGSGVGPSPAYSFSAAAVEVRVDEGTGDVAVERVWIAHDIGRAINETLVVGQIEGSVYMALGEALMEEQIFRKGLHKIPSMLEYKNPTFLEMPPVETILINTDDPEGPFGAKEAGQGPLLPVIPAVANAVYDAVGVRIDEIPISPDKVLAALERRRKGGEGRVGPKGVPPFRFRDPIKVEPPSGWEAPWRPPVPIAGGAGRFAGPLRTGTDITDARLPVDRERPPEEP
- a CDS encoding xanthine dehydrogenase family protein subunit M; amino-acid sequence: MLRLPSFTYLAPETVADAVRRIGDAGAGGMLVAGGTDLYPNMKRRQFEPKVLVGLRGIPDLRVIAGDRQRGMTIGAGVTLSELAAHPEIRGGYRALALAAGAVSTPPLRNMGTLGGNLCVDTRCNYYNQTFHWRKSIGFCMKKDGDICLVAPGSHRCWAISSTDTAPVAIALGAQVRLVGPGGERLVPAIALYRDDGMEYLTKAPEEILTEMILPPADGWRTTYWKLRRRGSFDFPILGVAAALRSAPDGTVEDARIVLGAVASHPVVAGEAAALLRGQRLTPDLIARVAQVAFQPAKPLDNADLTIGYRKKMARVYVERALRELAGLPFDGAPAGG
- a CDS encoding thiamine pyrophosphate-dependent dehydrogenase E1 component subunit alpha gives rise to the protein MGATRTTPAAGEILSPHDLLQMLYYMRLQRAVEDRAVKLYYQGRIPGAYFTGWGHEAIAVGATYALGPQDLVAPMHRDLAAYIMRGISVRRVFAQFLDREGGLTRGRDGNIHMGDPRLGIFPFISHMAASVPVAAGMALACRQRGEARVVLTFFGDGATSTGAWHEGVNFAAVFRLPVVLVLENNQYAYSTPLDHQTACRAFVDKAVGYGIAGVAVDGNDVLAVYEAARGAVAHAREGHGPTLIECRTMRVRGHSEADKFSYVPKALLDEWAARDPIALFERRLQSEGHLTPDADRAMQEGIAAEIEEGLAWAEASPEPAPESVTEGVFAEDEGT